In a genomic window of Sulfurisphaera tokodaii str. 7:
- a CDS encoding homoserine dehydrogenase, with amino-acid sequence MKLLLFGYGNVGKAFRKLLHEKRSPELNDVIIGGIVTRRGIMLQDKEDFTPDLEGDVFKAFEKIKPDIIVDVSSANYNNGEPSLSLYKEAIKDGVNIITTNKAPLALAFNEIFSLARSKGVKIGFQGTVMSGTPSINLYRVLPGSRVIKIRGILNGTTNFILTLMNKGVSFEEALKEAQRRGYAEEDPTLDINGFDAAAKITILANFMIGNSVTIKDVKFEGINRDLPKNEKIKLIAYADEKEVWVKPLPISQDDPLYNVDGVENALEITTDIQSILIRGPGAGPVNAAYGALSDLILLKRDCL; translated from the coding sequence TTGAAATTATTACTCTTTGGTTATGGAAATGTCGGAAAAGCATTTAGAAAATTACTTCATGAAAAAAGATCTCCGGAGTTAAATGACGTAATAATTGGAGGAATAGTTACTAGAAGAGGAATAATGTTACAAGATAAAGAAGACTTTACACCAGATCTTGAAGGAGACGTATTTAAAGCCTTTGAAAAAATTAAACCAGATATAATAGTTGATGTTTCATCTGCAAATTATAACAATGGAGAACCTTCACTCTCTTTATATAAGGAAGCTATAAAAGATGGTGTAAATATAATAACTACAAATAAAGCTCCTTTAGCTTTAGCCTTTAACGAGATATTTTCTTTAGCTAGATCAAAAGGTGTAAAAATTGGTTTTCAAGGAACTGTAATGAGCGGAACACCATCAATTAATCTATACAGAGTTTTACCAGGAAGTAGAGTGATAAAGATTAGGGGGATTCTAAATGGGACAACAAACTTCATATTGACCCTCATGAATAAAGGAGTAAGTTTCGAAGAGGCATTGAAAGAGGCTCAAAGAAGAGGATATGCTGAAGAAGACCCTACATTAGACATTAACGGTTTTGATGCGGCAGCAAAAATAACTATTTTAGCCAACTTTATGATAGGAAATAGTGTGACGATTAAAGATGTAAAGTTTGAAGGCATAAATCGAGATTTACCAAAAAATGAAAAAATAAAGTTAATCGCGTATGCTGATGAAAAAGAAGTTTGGGTAAAGCCCCTTCCTATTTCTCAAGATGATCCTCTATATAATGTTGACGGTGTTGAAAACGCACTTGAGATTACTACAGATATTCAAAGTATTTTAATAAGAGGACCTGGTGCCGGACCAGTAAATGCTGCCTATGGAGCTTTATCTGATTTAATTCTTCTAAAGAGAGATTGCTTATGA
- a CDS encoding B3/B4 domain-containing protein translates to MIVKVCEDAKNLGIFIGFTEVHSVTVEKNSQLIEMELQKIEEKYKGENPENLKDNPVVRAYRDFYWKIGIDPTKIRPSGEALRRRVSRNGKLPRINNVVDSGNISSTETLVPIGLYDIDKIIGNPRIIISKGDELFYGIGKKEPEKVSPGIPIMVDESGKVMHIYPHRDSVLTSITLETKNVLIVSAGVPGVEKDLVFYAAKLTAELLVKYANGKWDGMVKLG, encoded by the coding sequence ATGATTGTTAAAGTATGCGAAGACGCTAAAAATCTGGGAATTTTTATTGGTTTCACTGAAGTTCACTCCGTTACCGTAGAAAAGAATAGTCAACTGATTGAAATGGAATTACAAAAAATTGAAGAGAAGTATAAAGGAGAAAATCCTGAAAACTTAAAGGATAATCCTGTAGTTAGGGCTTATAGAGATTTTTATTGGAAAATAGGGATTGACCCAACAAAAATAAGACCTAGTGGAGAAGCATTAAGAAGAAGAGTATCAAGAAACGGGAAATTACCAAGAATAAATAACGTAGTAGATTCTGGAAATATATCAAGTACAGAAACTTTGGTACCGATAGGATTATATGACATCGATAAAATAATAGGAAATCCGAGGATAATAATAAGTAAAGGTGATGAACTATTTTATGGAATTGGAAAGAAAGAACCAGAAAAAGTTAGTCCAGGAATACCAATTATGGTTGACGAAAGCGGAAAAGTCATGCATATTTATCCTCATAGAGACTCAGTGCTTACAAGTATTACATTAGAAACTAAAAATGTTTTAATTGTTTCAGCTGGAGTACCGGGAGTTGAAAAAGATTTAGTATTTTATGCTGCTAAACTTACAGCAGAGTTATTAGTTAAATATGCTAATGGAAAGTGGGATGGAATGGTGAAGTTAGGTTGA
- a CDS encoding CopG family ribbon-helix-helix protein translates to MSEKISISIPRELYERLERYLKEKQIVDRSKIFQIAIRNFLDENESSDTFVYGIINLVYDEDASEVTKFQHEHEDKIISVMHIHVGNECIEALAVKGKKRDLVELTAKLSQLKGVKKVRFIVSTPET, encoded by the coding sequence ATGAGCGAAAAAATAAGTATATCAATACCTAGGGAATTATATGAAAGATTAGAAAGATATTTAAAAGAGAAACAAATAGTAGATAGAAGCAAAATTTTCCAGATCGCTATACGAAATTTCCTTGATGAAAATGAGAGTAGTGACACATTTGTTTATGGTATAATAAACTTGGTTTACGATGAGGACGCTTCTGAAGTTACTAAATTCCAACATGAACATGAAGATAAGATAATTTCTGTTATGCATATTCATGTGGGAAATGAATGCATAGAAGCATTAGCAGTGAAAGGAAAGAAAAGAGATTTAGTGGAATTGACAGCAAAACTATCTCAGCTTAAGGGTGTGAAAAAAGTAAGGTTTATTGTTTCGACACCAGAAACTTAA
- the tldD gene encoding zinc metalloprotease TldD, producing MDLLKKAEELGATFADLRIMKIKELSLTVTEDRELITTNGIDQGFSLRVLYRGNWGYKSSTGEIGYDDVKDAINVSYGDEKTNIIYMPPKKDNVDIKIKYDFNKLIKEKFNDLRKIRESVFSLSDRIKSVNIRYYESHFEKEYYSTEDREIKQKYVISGFSIVAVARENDIVASAYVSKSTFQGYPLEVFDINDILQTLKIRIEGQLKGKPPKADKYPVVLAPEVVGVFAHEAIGHLAEADLAINGILYELRGKQIAPEFLNIVDSPIVDYPMGIGVTIYDDDGIEGRDVHIIKNGAVNEFLTDRFYSSYLGQKPTGNARAEDFRNPIIIRMRNTYISPGSYSYDEMIKEVKQGILLVSPRGGQTSPDGTFQFGIQEAYKIENGEVKEPLRNVGISGYTIETLRDIKAISKEFNVSPGYCGKDGQSVPVGVGGPYVLVENMKVGGIIE from the coding sequence ATGGATTTATTAAAAAAGGCTGAGGAATTAGGGGCTACATTTGCTGATTTAAGAATAATGAAAATTAAAGAACTTTCTTTGACTGTAACTGAAGATAGGGAATTAATAACCACTAATGGAATTGACCAAGGGTTCTCATTGAGAGTGCTTTATAGAGGTAATTGGGGGTATAAATCTAGTACTGGTGAAATAGGTTACGATGACGTTAAAGATGCAATTAACGTAAGTTATGGAGATGAAAAAACGAATATCATTTACATGCCTCCAAAAAAGGATAATGTTGACATAAAAATAAAATATGATTTTAATAAATTAATTAAAGAAAAATTTAATGATTTAAGAAAAATAAGAGAAAGCGTATTTTCTTTGTCTGATAGGATAAAAAGTGTGAATATAAGATATTATGAGTCACATTTTGAAAAAGAATATTATAGCACTGAAGATAGAGAGATTAAACAAAAATATGTAATAAGTGGATTTTCGATTGTTGCAGTAGCTAGAGAAAATGATATTGTTGCATCAGCCTATGTTTCAAAATCTACATTCCAAGGCTATCCACTAGAAGTATTTGATATCAATGATATTTTACAGACATTAAAAATTAGGATAGAAGGACAACTTAAAGGTAAGCCACCAAAAGCTGATAAATACCCTGTTGTATTAGCACCAGAAGTTGTTGGAGTTTTTGCCCATGAAGCTATAGGTCATTTAGCCGAAGCTGATTTAGCTATAAATGGTATTCTTTATGAATTAAGAGGAAAACAAATAGCTCCGGAATTTTTAAATATAGTAGATTCTCCAATAGTGGATTATCCTATGGGTATAGGAGTTACTATTTATGATGATGACGGAATAGAGGGAAGAGATGTTCATATTATAAAGAATGGGGCGGTAAACGAATTCCTTACTGACAGATTTTACTCCTCATATCTTGGCCAGAAACCCACTGGTAATGCAAGGGCAGAAGATTTTAGGAATCCTATTATAATAAGGATGAGAAATACTTACATATCTCCTGGTTCTTATTCTTATGACGAGATGATTAAAGAGGTAAAACAAGGGATATTGTTAGTTTCTCCACGTGGTGGTCAAACCAGTCCAGATGGTACTTTCCAGTTTGGAATACAAGAAGCATATAAGATAGAAAACGGAGAAGTTAAAGAACCTCTAAGAAATGTTGGAATTTCTGGTTATACAATCGAAACATTAAGAGATATTAAGGCTATATCTAAAGAATTTAATGTTTCTCCTGGTTATTGTGGAAAAGATGGTCAAAGTGTCCCAGTAGGTGTTGGTGGTCCATACGTTTTAGTTGAAAATATGAAAGTTGGTGGTATAATTGAATGA
- a CDS encoding TldD/PmbA family protein yields MNDVYTIVQKGKELGYSIEVFMAELRAVQIKRERQYQNMNILDRGYGIRIIKDGKLGFAYGNRLDNLLDLALDSLHASKEDKFNVLPSPEKISKLNLKMFDIVNAQTKINDYLAFGDEIREYVNVVSEYYEVMNLKVKIVSSEGIDVEEERSLSSISLSFNIKNDIEISPEIYEYATSRSLNINIDNLKGNILKMKEIFKKKRVKLEKPMSEGIFTPKALSELFSPLFSHAISLENYYRGKSPLKEGEIINEKLEISDNPLIPEAPYSRSFDAEGLPSKINYLIKDGKITQFLSNTYWSLKANRENTHSAARNYSVLPYISPTILDINVKSGSDNEGIFIGQVQGVHTSNFDTGEFSVVIPIAWNEKEGTAYKELTLSGNLKDFIKGIEGSVGEKTIYGNLSTSALRVKNVTIV; encoded by the coding sequence TTGAATGATGTATACACTATTGTCCAAAAAGGAAAGGAATTAGGTTATTCAATTGAAGTCTTTATGGCAGAACTTAGAGCCGTTCAAATTAAAAGAGAAAGACAGTACCAAAACATGAATATTTTAGATAGAGGATATGGTATTAGAATAATAAAAGATGGTAAGTTAGGCTTTGCATATGGTAATAGACTTGATAATCTTTTAGATTTAGCACTTGATAGCCTTCATGCGTCTAAAGAAGATAAATTTAATGTTTTACCATCTCCAGAAAAGATTAGTAAATTAAACTTAAAAATGTTTGATATAGTAAATGCACAAACTAAAATTAATGATTACTTAGCCTTTGGTGATGAGATAAGAGAATATGTCAACGTTGTATCCGAGTATTATGAAGTTATGAACTTAAAGGTTAAGATTGTTAGTTCAGAAGGAATTGATGTAGAGGAAGAGAGAAGTCTTTCCTCAATAAGTTTAAGTTTTAACATAAAGAATGATATTGAAATTAGCCCAGAAATATATGAATATGCAACAAGTAGATCTTTAAATATTAACATAGATAATCTTAAGGGTAATATTTTGAAAATGAAAGAAATATTTAAGAAGAAAAGGGTGAAATTAGAAAAACCTATGTCAGAGGGGATTTTTACTCCTAAAGCACTTTCAGAGTTATTCTCTCCGTTATTTTCTCATGCAATCTCTTTAGAGAATTATTACAGAGGAAAATCGCCATTAAAAGAAGGAGAAATAATAAACGAGAAACTAGAAATAAGCGATAATCCTTTAATACCTGAGGCCCCTTATAGTAGATCTTTTGATGCAGAGGGATTACCATCTAAGATAAACTACTTAATAAAAGATGGAAAAATTACTCAATTCTTATCAAATACTTACTGGAGTTTAAAGGCTAATAGAGAAAATACACATTCAGCTGCTAGGAACTACTCAGTTCTTCCTTATATTTCGCCTACAATATTAGATATAAATGTAAAAAGCGGTTCTGATAACGAAGGAATATTTATAGGTCAAGTACAAGGAGTTCATACTAGTAATTTTGATACTGGAGAATTCTCAGTAGTGATTCCCATAGCATGGAACGAAAAAGAAGGTACAGCATACAAGGAATTAACCTTATCTGGAAATCTAAAGGATTTCATTAAAGGTATTGAAGGTAGTGTAGGAGAGAAGACAATTTATGGTAATTTGAGTACTTCAGCACTCAGAGTGAAAAACGTTACCATCGTATGA
- a CDS encoding universal stress protein, with translation MFKKILVAYDGSDHAARALDIGIDLAKRYEAKLDIVEVVDTAALLGMGVAPIPGEVIQQVYNKAKSDINNAKAKAQNQGVKDVEGVVLEGDPATAILEYAGKNGVDLIVTGSRGLSTFKRIILGSVSTKLVQEAKIPVLVVK, from the coding sequence ATGTTCAAAAAGATCCTCGTAGCTTATGATGGCTCAGATCATGCGGCTAGAGCATTAGATATTGGGATAGATTTAGCTAAAAGATATGAAGCAAAACTAGATATCGTAGAAGTTGTAGATACAGCAGCACTATTAGGTATGGGTGTAGCACCTATTCCAGGAGAAGTAATTCAACAAGTTTACAATAAGGCAAAAAGCGATATTAACAACGCTAAAGCAAAAGCTCAAAATCAAGGTGTTAAAGACGTTGAAGGTGTAGTTCTTGAAGGTGATCCAGCAACAGCAATTTTAGAATATGCTGGAAAAAATGGTGTTGATCTAATAGTTACTGGAAGTAGGGGGCTTTCAACATTTAAGAGAATAATTCTAGGGAGCGTATCCACAAAACTAGTTCAAGAGGCTAAAATACCCGTATTAGTCGTAAAGTAA
- a CDS encoding biotin--[acetyl-CoA-carboxylase] ligase has product MLIFKFPSVTSTQDLAEAIYQIINADEFVIVAEEQTRARGRYKREWYSPKGGLWFTYVIKNYNAEKIPFLTFRSSLAVRKVLSTFLNVKIRWPNDIVYGKRKISGILIEGISEGANSTVFIGIGIDTNVKSLPEELSATSLYLELNREVDNDKMLNEIINEIKNYEKISDKEIIDEINEHLSIKDKKVKLISKSEERNCLALFVDYYGRLVTECGIFEVEDILRVIEE; this is encoded by the coding sequence ATGTTAATATTTAAGTTTCCTAGTGTAACTTCAACTCAAGATTTAGCTGAAGCAATATATCAAATAATAAACGCAGATGAGTTTGTAATTGTTGCTGAAGAGCAAACTAGGGCAAGAGGTAGATATAAAAGAGAATGGTATTCTCCTAAAGGTGGTTTATGGTTTACTTATGTGATAAAGAACTATAATGCAGAAAAAATTCCCTTTCTTACTTTTAGATCTTCATTAGCTGTTAGAAAAGTGTTATCAACTTTTCTTAATGTAAAGATAAGGTGGCCAAATGATATTGTCTACGGAAAAAGAAAGATTTCTGGTATTCTTATTGAGGGAATTAGTGAAGGAGCAAATAGTACAGTTTTCATAGGTATAGGAATTGATACGAACGTAAAGAGCTTACCAGAAGAATTAAGTGCTACTTCTCTTTATCTAGAATTAAATAGGGAAGTAGATAATGATAAGATGCTAAATGAAATTATTAATGAAATAAAAAATTATGAAAAAATTAGTGATAAGGAAATCATAGATGAAATTAATGAACATCTGTCTATAAAGGATAAGAAGGTAAAACTAATAAGTAAGAGTGAAGAGAGAAATTGCCTAGCATTATTTGTTGACTATTATGGAAGACTTGTAACAGAATGTGGAATATTCGAAGTAGAAGACATTTTAAGAGTAATAGAGGAATAA
- a CDS encoding L-threonylcarbamoyladenylate synthase — protein MTQIIKIDPLNPEIDKIKIAADVIRNGGTVAFPTETVYGLGANAFDGNACLKIFQAKNRPVDNPLIVHIADFNQLFEVAKDIPDKVLEIAQIVWPGPLTFVLKKTERVPKEVTAGLDTVAVRMPAHPIALQLIRESGVPIAAPSANLATRPSPTKAEDVIVDLNGRVDVIIDGGHTFFGVESTIINVTVEPPVLLRPGPFTIEELKKLFGEIVIPEFAQGKKEAEIALAPGMKYKHYAPNTRLLLVENRNIFKDVVSLLSKKYKVALLIPKELSKEFEGLQQIILGSDENLYEVARNLFDSFRELDKLNVDLGIMIGFPERGIGFAIMNRARKASGFSIIKAISDVYKYVNI, from the coding sequence ATGACTCAAATAATTAAGATCGATCCATTGAACCCAGAAATTGATAAAATAAAAATAGCTGCTGATGTTATAAGGAATGGTGGAACAGTAGCTTTTCCTACAGAAACTGTTTACGGTTTAGGTGCTAATGCTTTTGATGGAAATGCGTGTTTAAAAATATTTCAAGCTAAAAACAGACCAGTTGATAACCCACTAATTGTCCATATTGCAGATTTTAACCAGCTGTTTGAAGTTGCTAAAGATATACCAGATAAAGTATTGGAGATAGCACAAATTGTTTGGCCAGGCCCTCTTACATTTGTTCTAAAAAAGACCGAGAGAGTTCCTAAAGAAGTTACTGCTGGTCTGGATACTGTTGCCGTTAGGATGCCAGCTCATCCAATAGCATTACAATTAATACGTGAGAGCGGGGTTCCAATAGCTGCACCTAGTGCTAATTTAGCTACTAGACCAAGTCCTACAAAGGCTGAAGATGTAATTGTAGATCTAAATGGAAGGGTAGACGTAATTATCGATGGTGGACATACGTTCTTTGGTGTTGAAAGCACAATAATTAACGTAACAGTTGAACCACCGGTACTTCTTCGACCTGGACCTTTCACAATTGAGGAACTAAAGAAGCTCTTTGGTGAAATAGTTATTCCAGAATTTGCTCAAGGAAAGAAAGAAGCTGAAATAGCCTTAGCACCTGGAATGAAATATAAACATTACGCGCCTAATACAAGATTACTATTAGTAGAAAATAGGAATATATTTAAAGATGTAGTGTCTTTGTTGAGTAAGAAATATAAGGTTGCACTTCTTATACCTAAAGAACTAAGTAAAGAGTTTGAAGGTTTACAACAAATAATCCTTGGCAGTGATGAAAATTTATACGAAGTAGCAAGGAATTTATTTGATTCTTTCAGAGAACTAGATAAACTAAACGTTGACTTAGGCATTATGATAGGTTTTCCAGAAAGAGGAATAGGATTTGCTATCATGAATAGGGCAAGAAAAGCATCAGGCTTTTCAATTATCAAAGCTATTAGTGATGTGTATAAGTATGTTAATATTTAA
- a CDS encoding NADH-quinone oxidoreductase subunit B translates to MTEELLLTGNLQEASKKAIQWLINRKPIKNLIDWGISFSLWPPHLTTSCCGTEFGAFAAARFDAERFGVLPFSSARQTNLLVIEGTLTRKMARAAKIVYDQMPEPKWVIAMGACSLEGGIFWNSYNTVLPSEIGIPVDIYAPGCPTRPEALARAIITLQKRIRSNQTVKAKSA, encoded by the coding sequence ATGACTGAAGAACTACTTTTAACAGGAAACTTACAAGAAGCATCTAAGAAAGCAATCCAATGGTTGATAAACAGAAAACCGATAAAGAACTTAATAGATTGGGGTATTTCATTTTCACTATGGCCACCACATTTAACAACCAGCTGTTGTGGAACAGAATTTGGAGCTTTTGCTGCAGCTAGATTTGATGCTGAGAGATTTGGTGTTCTTCCATTTTCCTCTGCAAGGCAAACTAATTTATTAGTTATTGAAGGCACTTTAACTAGAAAAATGGCAAGAGCAGCGAAAATTGTCTATGATCAAATGCCAGAACCCAAATGGGTAATAGCTATGGGAGCTTGCTCACTTGAAGGTGGAATATTTTGGAACTCCTATAATACTGTCTTACCCTCAGAAATTGGGATTCCAGTAGACATTTATGCCCCAGGCTGTCCAACTAGACCAGAAGCATTAGCAAGAGCTATAATAACACTTCAAAAAAGAATAAGAAGTAATCAAACAGTAAAAGCTAAATCTGCATAA
- a CDS encoding ArgE/DapE family deacylase — MEIEELTSKLIQFPTVNPPAENLHDCASFIKDYLSSQGFSSQVIEFEKGWPVVISENGNKNDKLIMLNGHYDVVPTGDVNKWKYNPFSGKIIDDKVYGRGSTDMKGGLAVFMKVFTEIADKVNYNLIFTAVPDEESGGDKGSKYLADRYKPDLVLISEPSGSDSINIGEKGLLQVKLIAKGKVAHGSLPSLGENAIMKLVKDLIQLEKIKEIEIKIPDNLIEAMTARIPSEIAKNDVLRISFNPGVIKGGVKVNVVPDYAEVEVDMRIPPGINSGEALNIVRSLVKQGEIIPLDISEPNYTPPDNEFVKKLENIIYKQLGIKAKKYIITGATDGRYFRYKGVPVIVYGPGELGMAHAYDEFISFKELRNSYTVIKDYLLTLF, encoded by the coding sequence ATGGAAATAGAGGAATTAACCTCAAAATTAATTCAATTTCCTACAGTAAATCCACCAGCTGAAAACCTACATGATTGTGCCTCATTTATAAAAGATTATCTTTCATCTCAGGGTTTTTCATCTCAAGTTATAGAGTTTGAAAAGGGCTGGCCAGTTGTTATTTCCGAAAATGGCAATAAAAATGACAAGCTAATAATGTTAAACGGCCATTATGATGTTGTCCCTACTGGAGATGTTAATAAGTGGAAATACAATCCTTTTTCTGGAAAGATCATTGATGATAAAGTTTACGGGCGAGGAAGTACTGATATGAAAGGAGGCTTAGCCGTTTTCATGAAAGTATTTACTGAAATAGCCGATAAAGTTAATTATAACCTTATTTTCACAGCTGTTCCAGATGAAGAAAGTGGTGGTGATAAAGGGTCAAAATATTTAGCTGATAGATATAAGCCAGATTTAGTACTCATATCTGAACCATCCGGTTCAGATTCTATAAACATTGGTGAAAAAGGGCTATTGCAAGTAAAGTTAATCGCTAAAGGTAAGGTTGCTCATGGAAGTCTTCCATCTTTAGGTGAAAATGCAATAATGAAACTCGTTAAGGATTTAATTCAACTTGAAAAAATAAAAGAGATTGAAATAAAAATCCCAGATAATCTCATAGAAGCGATGACAGCAAGAATACCTTCCGAAATTGCTAAGAATGATGTATTGAGGATTTCCTTTAATCCCGGTGTAATTAAAGGCGGAGTTAAGGTTAATGTAGTTCCAGATTACGCTGAAGTTGAAGTTGATATGAGAATACCTCCTGGAATAAATAGTGGTGAAGCATTAAATATTGTAAGGAGTCTTGTGAAACAAGGTGAAATAATACCTCTAGATATCTCAGAGCCTAATTATACTCCTCCAGATAATGAGTTTGTGAAAAAATTGGAAAATATTATATATAAACAGCTAGGAATTAAAGCTAAGAAATATATTATTACTGGTGCTACAGATGGTAGATATTTTAGATATAAAGGAGTTCCAGTAATAGTTTACGGTCCAGGAGAGCTAGGTATGGCTCACGCTTATGACGAGTTTATTTCATTTAAAGAATTAAGAAATTCCTATACTGTTATAAAAGATTATTTATTAACCCTCTTCTAG
- a CDS encoding MFS transporter, which produces MIKRNIKWLYLTLPYNATIGPISTLITLQIISLGGNALDIAYVISLGNLVLIPSSIFWGYTADRISRRKQIITSFSGTAFSLFLLSYSRNVQMIALGYSLLIFTSTASTTPFNLLVMESASKKEWGALFSRYSFLSSIGTLIGLLISTFLVIYMRIFQIIFILAVIMAITSIISVKILPEPILTFERTAILHHKESFFTRLLHLPLMFLHLPNPHHFKLFKLSRLLKKPINYVPLLYIAIVIFYISSGIFNTVYPASLYVKGLDKSEALAVITMGMIFQIIGFRISEKLIKDKNETELAHKSLLLRGGSYFILGVSTLLFYGQLILILGLIFYPLAAGIAFAIYYSSSNTLIFKIVGERSQGKNLGVYSTVVGIALFLGSLLSGYITHYLSYGIDFITAGILLFISSLIFRYLEEG; this is translated from the coding sequence TTGATAAAAAGAAATATAAAATGGCTTTACCTTACTTTGCCTTATAATGCTACTATAGGTCCGATATCCACTCTTATAACCCTACAAATTATTTCTTTGGGAGGAAACGCGCTTGATATCGCTTATGTAATATCACTAGGTAATCTGGTATTAATTCCTTCGTCGATCTTCTGGGGTTATACAGCTGATAGGATTAGTAGAAGAAAACAAATTATCACCAGTTTCTCTGGTACAGCTTTTTCTCTTTTCCTTCTATCTTATTCTAGGAATGTTCAAATGATAGCTTTAGGATACTCCTTACTTATCTTTACATCAACAGCGTCTACGACACCATTCAATCTTTTAGTTATGGAATCTGCTAGTAAAAAGGAATGGGGAGCGTTATTTTCTAGATATTCATTTCTTTCATCAATAGGGACCTTAATCGGATTGTTAATATCAACGTTTCTTGTAATATATATGAGAATATTTCAAATAATTTTCATATTAGCTGTAATTATGGCTATAACATCAATCATTTCTGTTAAAATTCTGCCAGAACCAATCTTAACTTTTGAAAGAACAGCAATACTCCATCATAAAGAGTCCTTCTTTACACGATTACTTCATTTACCATTAATGTTTTTACATTTGCCTAATCCTCATCATTTTAAATTATTTAAACTTAGTAGACTATTGAAAAAACCAATAAATTACGTTCCTTTACTTTATATTGCTATAGTTATCTTTTACATTAGTAGTGGAATCTTTAACACAGTTTATCCAGCAAGTCTTTACGTAAAAGGTTTAGATAAGTCAGAAGCTCTTGCAGTTATAACTATGGGGATGATATTTCAAATTATAGGGTTTAGAATAAGTGAGAAATTAATTAAAGATAAGAATGAGACTGAACTTGCTCATAAATCTCTGCTTCTTAGAGGAGGCTCGTACTTTATACTTGGCGTTTCTACATTATTATTTTATGGTCAATTAATTCTGATTTTGGGATTAATATTTTATCCTTTAGCAGCTGGTATAGCCTTTGCAATTTACTATTCATCATCAAATACTTTGATATTTAAGATCGTTGGAGAGAGATCACAAGGTAAAAATCTTGGTGTGTATAGTACTGTAGTTGGAATTGCACTTTTTCTAGGTAGTCTTCTATCTGGATATATAACTCATTATTTAAGTTATGGAATTGACTTCATAACAGCTGGGATTTTACTATTCATCTCTTCATTAATCTTTAGATACCTAGAAGAGGGTTAA
- a CDS encoding 2-oxoacid:acceptor oxidoreductase family protein translates to MLIEIALRGRGGQGVVTAGELMVKATVLEDKYAQSIPFYGGERRGAPVVSFLRLSDKPVLLHREVYNPDGVAVFDPSLTKIMDVTQGIKEDGFLLINTSEAKKIWKNEYIVDATSIAKDLGLVIAGWAVVNTTMIGALAKILGMPSLTSLEEAIKEEFPGKLGELNAEAVERGYKEVKKVD, encoded by the coding sequence ATGCTTATCGAAATAGCCTTAAGAGGTAGAGGAGGGCAAGGAGTAGTTACCGCGGGAGAATTAATGGTTAAAGCGACAGTTCTTGAGGATAAGTATGCTCAGTCAATTCCCTTTTATGGAGGAGAAAGAAGAGGAGCTCCGGTTGTATCATTTTTACGTCTCTCGGACAAACCTGTTCTTTTACATAGGGAAGTATATAACCCGGATGGAGTAGCAGTTTTTGATCCTTCCTTAACTAAAATTATGGATGTAACACAAGGCATAAAAGAAGACGGTTTCTTATTAATTAACACATCAGAAGCAAAGAAAATTTGGAAAAATGAGTATATTGTGGATGCAACATCAATTGCTAAAGATTTAGGCTTAGTAATAGCTGGATGGGCAGTAGTCAATACTACAATGATTGGCGCTTTAGCTAAAATTTTAGGAATGCCTTCTTTAACTTCCTTAGAGGAAGCGATAAAAGAAGAATTTCCTGGAAAGCTTGGCGAATTAAACGCAGAAGCTGTTGAAAGAGGGTATAAAGAGGTGAAAAAAGTTGATTAA
- a CDS encoding 4Fe-4S binding protein has product MIKVPEGIPITRPKIGSAGNTGLWRVEKPEIHYDKCTKCRLCVLYCPENTIDLLENLFPKIDYDYCKGCGVCAQVCPTKAIEMVREVK; this is encoded by the coding sequence TTGATTAAAGTCCCAGAAGGAATTCCAATCACAAGACCAAAAATTGGGTCAGCTGGAAATACTGGATTATGGAGAGTTGAAAAACCTGAGATTCATTATGATAAATGCACTAAGTGTAGGCTATGTGTGCTATATTGCCCAGAAAATACAATCGATTTGTTAGAGAATTTATTTCCTAAAATTGATTATGATTATTGTAAAGGTTGTGGTGTATGTGCTCAAGTTTGTCCCACAAAAGCAATTGAGATGGTTAGGGAGGTGAAATAA